The DNA region CCTGCTCTGTTAGCCAGTCGTAGTTGCCATAGTCTTGCAGAATGCTTCTCCCGCGTTCTAAGCGCACGGCTATATCAGGATCACTAGAAGAAGCGATCGCACTCCAGCCATTTTTCCAGTGAACCGAAACGGCAGCCACCACCATGGTAATTAATAGCGGAATAGCGGATAGGCGAGTGAGCAAACCAAGCAATAGAAGAATGGCGCCAATCAGTTCAGTGCTCGCAGCGAGATAAGCCATGGTCGTCGCGAAAGGAATATTTAAACTGTGTTCAAACCATTGAGCGGTGGCGTCAATACTCTGAAACTTTTGCCAACCGGCGAAGAATAATGGCCAAAACAAAAATGCGCGCAGGGCGAATGGACCTAATCCCGAAAAGTGATCTAAAAAGGATACCAGTGCTTGGTAGCGCTTGATAAACTGTGTAATCATACTTGCCTCAAAATAATTAAACCTATCCAATAGATGCCGCAACCCGATATTTGTTGCAAAAATATAATGAATAAAATGAAACGTTGAGGATAGCGTGACGACTAGATTGAAAAATCACCATGAACTGCCAAGCGATGATGAGTTGATACAAGCGCTGTTGAAGTACGACTCAGCGGTGTTTGAAAGAGTGACCGATGCGTGGTATTCAGTGATGTACCATATTGCTAGTTCCATAGCCGGTGAATCCATTGCTGATGAAATTATTCAAGAAACGTGGGTGTCAGTGATGCGCAGTTTACCGAAGTTTGAGCGCCGCTCTAGTTTGAAGAGCTGGGTCATGAGAATTTTATCTAACGAAGCAAAGACTCGTTGGCGCAAAGATTC from Pleionea litopenaei includes:
- a CDS encoding HvfX family Cu-binding RiPP maturation protein, yielding MITQFIKRYQALVSFLDHFSGLGPFALRAFLFWPLFFAGWQKFQSIDATAQWFEHSLNIPFATTMAYLAASTELIGAILLLLGLLTRLSAIPLLITMVVAAVSVHWKNGWSAIASSSDPDIAVRLERGRSILQDYGNYDWLTEQGSWVILNNGIEFAATYAVMLLALIFSGGGRYLSLDYWLKRRLITANN